A genomic stretch from Diprion similis isolate iyDipSimi1 chromosome 1, iyDipSimi1.1, whole genome shotgun sequence includes:
- the LOC124409659 gene encoding deoxynucleoside kinase-like, with translation MVVNRINNVVYRIRKTPHSREKVVHLDRLAPFEERTRTESPGPGTSSQPLINWEHKLPFGISLRKKKPLSIIVEGNIGCGKTTFTKRFLSDHRVCTLLEPLDQYPDVAGVNLLQLMYEDPDRYCYQFQHHVQQVMYDRHLLLTSRPVKIMERSMFSGYCFIETHHRAAIVIFHGR, from the exons ATGGTGGTTAACCGGATCAACAATGTCGTTTACAGGATCCGAAAAACGCCTCACTCCAGAGAAAAGGTCGTGCACCTGGACCGTCTTGCTCCATTCGAAGAACGAACTCGAACGGAATCACCCGGACCTGGAACATCCTCCCAG CCTTTAATTAATTGGGAGCATAAGCTCCCCTTCGGAATTTCACTTCGTAAGAAGAAGCCACTTTCTATTATCGTCGAAGGAAACATCGGATGCGGGAAGACAACCTTTACTAAGAGATTTTTGTCGGACCACCGGGTTTGCACCCTGTTAGAACCCCTCGATCAGTACCCTGATGTTGCCGGAGTCAACTTACTACAATTGATGTATGAAGACCCGGATAGATACTGCTACCAGTTCCAGCATCACGTTCAACAGGTTATGTACGATAGGCATCTTCTTTTAACCTCTCGGCCTGTCAAAATTATGGAGAGGTCGATGTTTAGCGGTTATTGTTTTATCGAGACTCATCACAG AGCCgcgattgttatttttcatggtcgataa